In Mercurialis annua linkage group LG5, ddMerAnnu1.2, whole genome shotgun sequence, a single genomic region encodes these proteins:
- the LOC126681759 gene encoding uncharacterized protein LOC126681759, with amino-acid sequence MRILVDEGSAVNLLTLQVFRGIRGSVTDLRQVFVPLVGLGGKPIRPEGMVELEIILGEAEEGPLKTMTAVFNVVNIPLAYNAILGRPFLYQCGAVTSIRWLTLNIPDEEGIVTVKGSQLAARECNLITEEKGESLNIETFPEDPEEEEGDRNAQ; translated from the coding sequence ATGAGGATCCTAGTGGACGAAGGAAGCGCAGTTAACCTCCTTACCTTGCAAGTCTTTAGGGGGATAAGGGGATCGGTAACGGATCTCAGACAGGTTTTCGTGCCGTTGGTTGGCTTAGGAGGAAAGCCTATCAGACCAGAAGGGATGGTAGAGCTGGAGATAATTCTGGGAGAAGCAGAAGAAGGGCCACTGAAGACCATGACAGCAGTTTTCAATGTAGTGAATATCCCTTTGGCATACAACGCCATTTTGGGAAGGCCTTTCCTGTACCAGTGTGGCGCGGTGACCAGCATCAGATGGCTGACACTTAATATTCCGGACGAAGAAGGGATAGTAACCGTAAAAGGGAGCCAGTTAGCCGCACGAGAATGCAACTTGATCACTGAAGAAAAAGGCGAAAGTCTAAACATTGAGACATTCCCTGAGGacccagaagaagaagaaggagatagGAATGCCCAGTAG